GCCCTATGGCGTAGGCCGCTTGGAATGCAAAAACAATGTCTCCGTACTGGATCTCGTTCCACCCGATCGTCCTTTGCAGAAATGGTGCGAGTATCCCCAGGACCTGGCGGTCCATGTAGTTGATGGTCGTGGCGAAAAACAGGAGTGCGCAGATAACCCAGCGCAAGTTTCCGCCGGCTCGCGCGTGGACTGCGGCGTCAATCGCGGCAGGGGTGGGAGCGCATCCAGGCTGATCGGTTCGAGTTGAAGTTTGCTGCACGAGGATCCTTAAAATGGCTGCTGGCTTCTGGCCACTAGCTGCTGGCCCAAACAGTGCCGATGCTCAAGTGCGCTAGCCAGAAGCCAAAAGCCAGCGGCCAGTAGCCCGTCTTATCTTCCCATCCAACCACCATCGACTACTAACACGTGCCCATGAATATAGCTGCTCGCTGGCGATGCGAGGAAAACTACCGTTCCGGCCATGTCGTTGGGTTCTCCCCAGCGGCCTGCTGGAATTCGATCGAGAATTTGGCGATTGCGAACGTCATCGCGCTGCAATGCGGCGGTATTGTCCGTTCGCATATATCCAGGAGCAATCGCGTTCACGTTGACATCGTGTGCCGCCCATTCGTTGGCCAGCGCCTTCGTCAATTGCGCGACAGCTCCTTTTGACGCAGCATACGCCGGAACAGTAATCCCTCCCTGAAACGTAAGCAGGGAGGCAATGTTAATGATCTTTCCGCCTGTCTTTCTCGAGAGAAACGCGCGACCCGCAGCCTGGCACAGCTTCCAAACAGAGTTGAGATTTACCTGCAGCACCGCGCCCCAATCGTCGTCGCTGTATTCAGTTGCCTTTGCCCGACGGATCGTTCCCGCATTGTTCACGAGAATGTCCACGGGCGCAAACTGCTGGGCCTTCGCGAACAGCTCCTCAGCAGCTCCGTGCTTCGACAAATCAGAGGTGACGGTCGCAGCCTTACGCCCGAGCTTCTCAATCTGACGGCACGTTTGCTCCGGCGAACGCGAATTGCCGTGGCAAATCACGTCCGCGCCAGCTTGAGCAAGGGCGATCGCCATCGCTGCGCCCAAACCAGCCGACGCGCCTGTGACCAGCGCGGTCTTGCCCTCGAGCCTGAACTGATCGAGGATCACCCGGCTACTTTCTGCTCGCTTCCAGTCCCGATCCCGACTGCGCGAATTCGGGCTGCACGTTTACCACTCCAAACTGACGATCTTCCTTTTCGCGATGCGCCGCCATCGCCCAAAGAAAGCCAATGCGATGCCCCGGAGCGGCAACGTTGGGATGGTAGCCACGCGGCATCAGCACGGCGTCGCCGTCGCGCACGATGGTTGCGAGTTCCGGTTCCTTCGTATCGGTATAGACAAACTGAATTCCGAATCCTGGAGGGGGCATGTGCGTGTACACGTACATCTCTTCGAGCATCTCGGCATGCTCGTGCGGAGGCCAACTCGTCCAGTTACCCGGTTCCGAAATGGTCAGGCCTGCAACCAGGCGTCCGGCTTGCACGTTCTTGCCGATTAGGATATTCAGATCGCGCGTAGTCGCTGCGCCACCGGCGGTGAAATGAAGAGTCTTATCATCTTTGATGTCGGAATAGCGCACGAGCTGGAGCGGATATTTATTTTCAACGTCGGAGGAAAATTCGGCGATATCGGCATGAGAGCGCGTCTGGAGCTGAATTGAAAAGCCGCGCGGAATGTACACGGAATCGCGTTCTCCCAACTTGAAGCGCTCACTCCCAACCGCCACCTCTACTTCTCCGGAAAGGCAGATCAGCGCTGTTTCCTGCTTCCCATTTTCGAACTTCACGTTCGGAGTTCCCGAATCGAGAATGGTTCGCGCATAGCACAGGTGCTTCATCGTGCTGTTCGATGGAGTGATAAAAACCTTGCGCCCTTTGTGCGCGTTAGTCTTGCGAAACACATTTCCTTCGCGGGTAACCGGTTCATTTAAGACGGGGGATAAGGTGCTCATGATGTACTCCTAAGAAACCTGGAACCGACCGCCCTCGGCCGGGTGTTTTCTTCCATTCCCGATCTCGCGATTTGCTGATTTTGCTTGCGAAATCGCTCAATCACTAATCACGAATCTCGCAGCCTCCATTATCCGGTTAGAACAATCGAGAGGCTACTTAAGTTCAATACGTAAGACGCACGCGGTTTCAGTTATTATCCAGGGCCCATCAAAGTAAGTAGAAAGTCCGTGCAAAGAACCTGCTCAACGACGCAATCGCGCGTAGTGCTGCGAAAACTTATTGCGCGAGTTGGTGACATCGAACGAGCCGTCCTGATGCGCCACCACCTTGATGTAATTGCCGTCAGCGTCACCGGTGTTCGCTATAAGGTCGTCGCGGGTATTGTGTGCCTTGTCGGAATCGGCGGCATAATGAAGCTGCCAGAAGCCTTCGAGCCCGGGCGAGTCGTGCACGATCTGCCACGCGCCTGGGCTGCCACCCTTGTGCGCGCCGTTCGGCATAATCGCTACACGCGGATGCAGTGCGTTCAGCAGGGATTTGCTATTCGACGGATCCCAGCCATGATGGCTCACGAGATACAAATCCACTTTGCCGACCTTGTTGTTGGGGCAGACCAGCTCGATTTCTTTTTTCTTAGTCAGATCACCTAGATCAATAAAGCGAAATTTGCCGTAAGTAACCAGCACTCCGAGTGAAGCCGAGTTCTCGGTCGGATCATCGGCTTGTGCCGGCTCGCTGCTGCAATCGTCGTTGGGCTGGCCGGCCCCGAGAAGAGGGCTGGAAATCTCTTTGCGTCCGGCGGTGAGGACCTCAATATTCAGTCCCGAAACAGGAATGCGATCGCCGGGCTTTACCGTCAGGCGTTTCGCGCCCGTCTTGGCGAGCGTGGCTTCGTAGTTGGCGAAATCTTTCCTGACGTTATCCGCACTTTCAAGATTCTCGCCGTGGTCTACGAAGGTGCCGATCTTCACCTTATCGGCAAGCTGGGGCACCCCGCCGACGTGGTCAACGTGATAGTGCGTGATCAGCACGTAGTCGAGTCGCTGCACGCCGGCAAGCTTCATCGCATCGACGATGCGATCGGCGTCGCGGCCGTTGGAGCCTGCCCAGCCGGTGTCGATGAGCATGGATTGTCCGCTAGGGCTCACTAGTAATGTCGATTGACCACCCTCAACGTCAATCGAATAGATTTGCAGCGCCGGCTTTGTACCTTGAGCAGCGGCGAAAGTTGCGCCGACAACAAGCACGGACAGAAACAGAAAAACTCGCTTATAGGTTCTCGATCGCATGGTGTCTTCATCCAAGTAGATTTTGAAATCACAGCGCTCTTTGCCGCGTGTGGCGCTGGAACTTGCCAGTCGAGCACTCGATGGCAGCTACTCCGCCGTCTTCACCTTCATCACGAAGTACAGCAGCGTGCCTTCGACATCCTTCATCCAGTGCGGCACGCCGGCGGGAATCACCATAGCATCGCCGGCCGAGAGATGCCGCGTCTGGCCACCTTCGATGGAATCGCCGCGCGGTTCTTCCGGGTTCGTTGCCTTCTCACCGATCACTTTGCCGCCGGTCACGATATTCGTGCTGCCCTGTACGATATAGAAGACGTCGGTGTAGCTGCGGTGGATCTCGACATTTCCCGATTCGGTACGATGGGCAGTCATCACCCGGTAATTCGGTTCTGTGACCAACGTAGCGCCTTTGGCGAACGATGCCGCGAGGTCGTCTTTGGAGTAGTACTTCACCGAGTCAGCGGACATCGGGTTCGCCTGGGCGGTGCTGGACGGGGTTGAGGTCTGGGTCATGGCCATGGTGCTGAGGAACACTATCAGCAACATGCCTGTTTTGGGAAGATTCTGCATTTGTTTCGACTCCCGAAATTTTCGTGCTCCCAAGGTCGGAGCTGAGTGCCCAACGAGTGTACGGAATCACGGCAATAAAATCTTCATCCGATTGGAGAGTTTCGTAATGCGAGACACGCAATGAGTGTGGCTGCCGAAACGCGAGTGTCTTATGACGAGCTGCAGAGCACGCTCGCCGGGATTCTCCGCGAGCTTGGTTTCTCGGACGATCGCGCGCGGCTCTCGGCACGTTTATTCGCTGATGCCAGCCGCGACGGCGTGGCCTCGCACGGACTGAATCGTTTCCCGCGCTTCGTACGCGGCATTCGCAGCGGACTGATCGATCCCAAAGCGATGCCGACCCCCACTTCCCGATTTGGGGCGCTGGAGCGCTGGGACGGACATCGCGGCCCCGGCAACCTCAATGCTTATGCGGCCATGCAGCGGGCTATCGAACTAGGCCGCGAACACGGAATCGGCTGTGTAGGTTTGGGCAATACCAATCACTGGATGCGCGGCGGCAACTACGGCTGGCAGGCAGCAGACGCCGGCCTGATCGGTATCTGCTGGACGAACACAATGCCCAACCTGCCGCCATGGGGATCGAGCGATCCGCGCCTTGGCAACAATCCGATCATTATCGCCGTCCCACGCAAAGCCGGGCATGTTGTTTTGGATATGGCGATGTCGCAGTTTTCTTATGGAGCCATCGAATCCTACCGCCTGAAGAAGCAATTGCTCCCCGTTCCGGGAGGGTTCAATGCTGAAGGCGAGCTGACACGCGATCCCGCGGAAATCGAGCAATCGCAGCGCGCGCTGCCCGTGGGCTACTGGAAGGGATCGGGGATGGCGTTGATGCTCGATATGATTGCGACCATGTTGGCCGGCGGCAGTGCGACGCATCAGATTCCGGCGGATTCAGAACGGGAAACTGCGCTCTCGCAGGTGTTCATCACGATCGATCCCTCGAAAGTCGGCGGAGCGCAGGACATCGCAGACAAGATCATTGAGGATCTGCACAAGGCAACCGCTTCTGGCGACGCGCCGGTGCGTTATCCGGGAGAGCAGGTGTTGAAGATTCGTCGCGAGAACATGGAGCGCGGTATTCCCGTGAATGCGGCGATCTGGGAAGAGGTTCGCAGTTATGGTGACAGCCCTCGCCTTTAGGCGAAGGCGCGGCTGCAAGCCGCGTCTAAACGACACGCAAGGAAATTGCGCTTTAGCGCTGGCCTCGCGTGCCTGCGCTAAAGCGCGAGTGTTTCGCAATTCCTGGATTCGCGAATGCTAACGCATTCGCTCACCCTCGCCTAAAGGCGAGGGCTCCACCGGGGTAGGAATCGGGCAGATGGTTGACAGTCCCGATGCACGAGCGAAAAACCACTCGGCTTATCGGTCCTGCACCTTTCCGTGATCGCCACCCTGAAAGCTCGAGGTGGCGTGCGAGTTTCCGTTTCCACCTGAACCTCTGCTGGGCATAGGACGCGACTGAGGCTGTGACGCTCGTTGTACAACCGGCGCGGGGCGTGAATTTCCGCGATCCGCCTGCACTGGACGTTGCGCCTGCTGCTGCACCGGAGCGCTCTGCGACGAATACGACGGTTGTCGCATCTGCCGCTGTGGCATCGGATAATCGCGCTGGTTGTTCGCCTGCGGCTGCTGCATCATGGGCTGCGGACGGTTCGTGACTCCCTCGCGCGGTCTGGGCACATCGCGCTCGGCCTGCTGCTGCGAAGCTGCCGGAGCCTGGTAGACGGGCTGCGGCGAACGTTCCATTCCGGGATTCATGCCATTGCCCTGCCCACTGTTCGCAGGCTGAGCCGGCGGACGCGGCACCTGGCGATTACCCGAGTTTCCGTCCTGGTTTGGACGGCTCCAGGCCGGGCTTTGCGCCTGCTGGCCACCATTGCCGGCATTGCCGCCGTTCGCGTTGCTGTTGTTGGCGTTCTGTCCGTTATTCCAATTCGGACCGTTGCCGTTGCCATGGCCGCGGTTGCCGCGATCGTCGCTCGCCTGTGAGCCCTGGCCTTGGTTGGGCTGGTTGTTACTCGCCGAGCTTGGCTGCGAGTTGCCATTGTTGGATGGACCAGCTGGACTCGATGGACCTGATGGACGCGGATAGTTGGGCGAACCTGAAGCGCCTTGATGTGGCACGCCGGCCCAATCCGGACGGCCTCGGCGGCCGTTGTTGCCGTTATCGTTTCCATTGCCGTTGCCATTGCCGTTTTGGGCGTTCTGGTTCTGTCCACCATTGCCGTTCTGCTGGCCGGAGTTTCCAGGCTGATTGTTGCCAGAGGAACTCGGCTGCGAATGATCGCCATCCGATGAACGCGGCGGACGAGGATAACGCGGCGAATCCGAAGAGCCTTCATGCGGAACGCCGGCCCAGTCCGGACGGCCTCGACGGCCGCGATCATCATTGTCATTGTTCCCGTTATGGGCATTCTGGTCCTGGCCATTCTGATCATGGCCGTTGTTCGCGTTCTGCTGTCCATGGTCATCATCGTGACCACGGCCAGGATGCGGGAAATCGCGTCCACGATCGGCGACCGGATCGCGGCGCCCGTCATCGTTTCCATTGCGATCATGGTCGGCATCATTGCCGTGTCCGTAGCCGTGATTCGAAGCATCGTTATCGCCGTGCTGCGGGTTCGGCGTGTGGCCATCCGCTCGGTGATCGTCGTTGTTCCACGGACGTCCGTTGTCGCCGCGTCGAGGCTCAAACGGCTCGCGCCTCGCAGGCGGCGTCATTTTCACGACTACCGGGCGCTGGTTAATGCGCTCCGGAATCCTGGCGCGCTCGCCTGCATGCACGCCAAGGACGCTCTCGTGCGAAGGAGCACATGCGGGACCAGCGGTGACCCAACCATCATGGTGATTGCGCCAATCGTCGTTGTGACCGATGAACACAGTGTGATTCACCGGCCGCGAATTGACGATTACTTCGTTATTCACCACGGTCGTGCCAAATGACTGGTTTACGTAATGGATGTTCGTGATGTGAACGTTGGTGACGTTGTAGTACGTGTTGGTGACGTACGTGATGTTCGTGATGCGCGTATTACGCACGTTGATGGTTTCAAAGTATCCGCGGCTCACGTGGTACGACGGGATATAAGGCTCGCCGTAGCCGAGCGGGAACCATCCGATTCCGGCTCCGCTGCTGCCTACCCACGCGACAAGAGCGGGTGCGTAAACAGGACGCACATAAGCGGGTCCGGGCGCCCAGGCCCATGCTACGCCGATATGTACCCATCGCCCATAATGGAACGGAGCAAATCCCCAGGGCGCGTCGTCTACCCAGGTCCAGCCCCAAGGCGCGATCCAAACCCAATGACCGACGCTGTACGGCGCCCAACCCGCGGCGACAACTGGAACCCAGACGCGTCCGTACGTTGGATATTCGCGCCATGTGCCGTAGCCGTCGAGGTCCTCATAACCCACGACATCAGGCGAAACGTAACGTACGGAGGCGATGTTGGCTTCGCGATCGGTGCGCACCTGGCACCATTGGTCAAATCCATCCTGGTGAGGCGCTCCATACATCGCGTGCATCAGCGACATGCCATCGGTGAAGCGAACTTGCTTGTGTGAATCGATCCTCACGGCCTCGCCGTTGCCGGTGGCAATGCCTTTGCCTTTCCACACGGTGACGAGCGTTGTGTCAGATTGGGAATCGACGTCGAAGCGATAGGCGCCCGGTTTGGTCAACGTAAACGCCATGTTGGGCGTGTCGACTTCGTAGATTTCGCCGTTGTACAGACGCATGACATCGAGGTTCAGCGTGCCCTGATCGAGCTCGAGCTGAACTGCGTTGTCGGAGAGATTCGTCAGCGTGAGGCTGGTCTCGCTGTTCATGCGCATGGCGGCATTGCCAAGGCGCAATTCCGCGCGCGAGTCCTTATCGGTCCACAGACGGTCGGCCGTCGTCATCGGGCGGTTGACCGTTGCTTCCGCCCAGTCGTTTACCCCGCCGGGCTGCATCGAGACCTGTCCGCTGATGTACTTCAAGCGCGCCACGCGCGACGGCGGATCGGCTTCGGCAAACAACGCTGCGGTCGATGACGCTGCGAACAACGCCACAAAAGCTGCAAAGACGAATTGCCGGAGGTTTTTCATATCTCCAGCTCCTCTCCAAGACCCGTCTTCTACCGATTTGAGAAGACGTGGTCTTTTGGCCTGCACTTCTGAAAACCCAGAGACTCACACACTGTTCTGGGAATTTTGGGTACCTGGCTCGGTTACTTCCGTTATCCGGCGAGGACGCGTTTCTGCGACCTCGGCGGAGACGACCGGCCAAAGATTTTTTGGGGGGAGGGCCGTTTCGAGCCGTAAAGCTCTACAAAATGCAGAAATCTCGGGGGGATAGGGACATAGTGGCCGGGATTGCGCACGGCGGCAAATTACCGAAGCTATGGGAGTGCATTGGCCGTCTGGACGGAACCGGCGCCGGTAGGTTACGTGGAGCCGGCCGCCCTCGGCCGGGTTTTCGTCGACCTAGCGACGGCGGCGTCATTTGGCGATTTCGTAATTTAGAAGCACGATCTCACAACAGCACCCACTCTGAAGGTTCCGCCAGACACCCGGCCGAGGGCGGCCGGCTCCACGTCACCCACACCGGCGCCAATTCTGCTTCCGCTTTCCAGCTTGTACACTAGACGCTCTTCACGATGTCCACTCACCCACTCAACACCATTGCCGACATGATGGAGCAATACGCCGCCGATGCCGTACGCCTCGCGCATGAGTTCGGCGTTGCGCTCGATTATTCGGAGGCCAGTCTTGAGGATCTCGAACGCATCCTGGATCAGCTCGCGGGTAAGATACCGAGTCCCGAACCGGAACCTCGCTCGGAAGACTCGATGCAGAAGGAACTTGATTCGACCGCACGCATTTGGGGTGGATACTTCGGCGAAACTATTCGCCGGCTCTGGGGTGGTGAGTGGGGTGTTGAGACCTATCCGGGAACGGTTGCTCCGGTTATCTCAATCGACATCGGCGGAGCCAAGCTCTTTCCCGTTATGAAAATCTATCGGCGGCTCACAAAAGGGCAAGACGAGAATGTATGGCGGTTCTATGGGATGGTGCGGGCGAGAGTCTCAGAGCGCCAAACACAATAAACGTGGAGCCGGCCGCCCTCGGCCGGTTTTTTGCGTCATCTTCAGACTCGGTAATTTCAGATTGTGAGTTGACGCCTTGAAGTCACAACACCGAAGAAAGAGTGCCGCCCCGCCGGGGCTCGTTTCATCTATTCCCACCACCCAGCACTTACGTGCTGGGCTATCATATGTCGCGCCTCCGGCGCTTTGGGCTGCGTTCGCTCGCCTCTCACAATGCTCACGTTCACGCTTGGTAACTCGCAGTGAACGGCGCGCGGACCCAGCGGACTTTTTATGGTTGATGGGGTGGTATACAAGTCGGATTCACGTTCAGTTCAGTGTCCTGCTTCCCTCTTCCGAATCTCTGCGATCGTCTGATCGGCCTGTTGTTTCATTCCGGCCTGTAAGTAGGAACGTGCGAGTCCCCGCAATGGCTCGATTTCGTTCGGATGGATCTCTGCCGCTTTCTTATAAAACAAGATCGCGTTCTTCGGCTCGTTGTGCTTCTCATACATGCTCGCGAGCGCGATCTGCGCGTCGTACAGATTCGGATCCATCTGGATCGCCTGGCGGTAATGTGCGATCGCCTCGCTGTCCTGATTGAGTTGCTGCAGTGCGCGTCCAAGAAGCACATGGCCATAGGCGTTCTGCGGCTGCAGAGCGAGCGATTGGGTGAGCAGATCGCGTGCGCCAATCGCGTTGTTCTCTTTCAGCTCAATGGATGCAAGCACATTCGTGGCAATGTCGTTGCGAGGATCCCGCTCCAGCAACTGGCGCATGTATTTGCTCGCTTCGGCATCGTTGCCCTGGTAATACAGAGCGGTTCCCAGAACCGTTAATACGTCGTCGCGATTCGCGAGATGACGCAAAGCAAGCCGCGCTTCCTTTTCCGCCTGAGCGAACTGCGAAGCTCCAAGCGCCTCCTCAGCGTTGGCGAGATGGACGAGCGGTTCCCCGTGTCTTTGTGCCGCGAGGGCGAACGGCACCATCGCGGCAAACGGCACGATGAGGCAGATGGCGCGAAGGGGACGTTGAGCACTCGCGCCGGCGCGTCGCGTCAGGCTGAGCAGGAGGCCCATGATCAGGCCGCAGACCAGGCCGCCAACATGCGAGGCATT
This Terriglobales bacterium DNA region includes the following protein-coding sequences:
- a CDS encoding rhomboid family intramembrane serine protease yields the protein MPNCPNCGAQLQTAQTGEYFCPECRLVGAQAPPQRRRPNVSDYVRRFPATTVLIGINVAVFIAMVLNHVPVSGPTVEQLIRWGGDSGDKVLLHNQWWRIITSAFVHIGAAHIIMNMWALWVLGTLAEAILGTWLYIGVYLVCAIAGSITSVYWNPVVVGAGASGAIMGLLGAEVSVLKFAHLPLPKEVTRSTMRSLVQGAVLTLLIGILPRIDNASHVGGLVCGLIMGLLLSLTRRAGASAQRPLRAICLIVPFAAMVPFALAAQRHGEPLVHLANAEEALGASQFAQAEKEARLALRHLANRDDVLTVLGTALYYQGNDAEASKYMRQLLERDPRNDIATNVLASIELKENNAIGARDLLTQSLALQPQNAYGHVLLGRALQQLNQDSEAIAHYRQAIQMDPNLYDAQIALASMYEKHNEPKNAILFYKKAAEIHPNEIEPLRGLARSYLQAGMKQQADQTIAEIRKREAGH
- a CDS encoding 5-deoxy-glucuronate isomerase; translation: MSTLSPVLNEPVTREGNVFRKTNAHKGRKVFITPSNSTMKHLCYARTILDSGTPNVKFENGKQETALICLSGEVEVAVGSERFKLGERDSVYIPRGFSIQLQTRSHADIAEFSSDVENKYPLQLVRYSDIKDDKTLHFTAGGAATTRDLNILIGKNVQAGRLVAGLTISEPGNWTSWPPHEHAEMLEEMYVYTHMPPPGFGIQFVYTDTKEPELATIVRDGDAVLMPRGYHPNVAAPGHRIGFLWAMAAHREKEDRQFGVVNVQPEFAQSGSGLEASRK
- the kduD gene encoding 2-dehydro-3-deoxy-D-gluconate 5-dehydrogenase KduD; this translates as MILDQFRLEGKTALVTGASAGLGAAMAIALAQAGADVICHGNSRSPEQTCRQIEKLGRKAATVTSDLSKHGAAEELFAKAQQFAPVDILVNNAGTIRRAKATEYSDDDWGAVLQVNLNSVWKLCQAAGRAFLSRKTGGKIINIASLLTFQGGITVPAYAASKGAVAQLTKALANEWAAHDVNVNAIAPGYMRTDNTAALQRDDVRNRQILDRIPAGRWGEPNDMAGTVVFLASPASSYIHGHVLVVDGGWMGR
- a CDS encoding MBL fold metallo-hydrolase; translation: MRSRTYKRVFLFLSVLVVGATFAAAQGTKPALQIYSIDVEGGQSTLLVSPSGQSMLIDTGWAGSNGRDADRIVDAMKLAGVQRLDYVLITHYHVDHVGGVPQLADKVKIGTFVDHGENLESADNVRKDFANYEATLAKTGAKRLTVKPGDRIPVSGLNIEVLTAGRKEISSPLLGAGQPNDDCSSEPAQADDPTENSASLGVLVTYGKFRFIDLGDLTKKKEIELVCPNNKVGKVDLYLVSHHGWDPSNSKSLLNALHPRVAIMPNGAHKGGSPGAWQIVHDSPGLEGFWQLHYAADSDKAHNTRDDLIANTGDADGNYIKVVAHQDGSFDVTNSRNKFSQHYARLRR
- a CDS encoding cupin domain-containing protein, whose protein sequence is MQNLPKTGMLLIVFLSTMAMTQTSTPSSTAQANPMSADSVKYYSKDDLAASFAKGATLVTEPNYRVMTAHRTESGNVEIHRSYTDVFYIVQGSTNIVTGGKVIGEKATNPEEPRGDSIEGGQTRHLSAGDAMVIPAGVPHWMKDVEGTLLYFVMKVKTAE
- the yiaK gene encoding 3-dehydro-L-gulonate 2-dehydrogenase; translation: MSVAAETRVSYDELQSTLAGILRELGFSDDRARLSARLFADASRDGVASHGLNRFPRFVRGIRSGLIDPKAMPTPTSRFGALERWDGHRGPGNLNAYAAMQRAIELGREHGIGCVGLGNTNHWMRGGNYGWQAADAGLIGICWTNTMPNLPPWGSSDPRLGNNPIIIAVPRKAGHVVLDMAMSQFSYGAIESYRLKKQLLPVPGGFNAEGELTRDPAEIEQSQRALPVGYWKGSGMALMLDMIATMLAGGSATHQIPADSERETALSQVFITIDPSKVGGAQDIADKIIEDLHKATASGDAPVRYPGEQVLKIRRENMERGIPVNAAIWEEVRSYGDSPRL
- a CDS encoding DUF6600 domain-containing protein; the protein is MKNLRQFVFAAFVALFAASSTAALFAEADPPSRVARLKYISGQVSMQPGGVNDWAEATVNRPMTTADRLWTDKDSRAELRLGNAAMRMNSETSLTLTNLSDNAVQLELDQGTLNLDVMRLYNGEIYEVDTPNMAFTLTKPGAYRFDVDSQSDTTLVTVWKGKGIATGNGEAVRIDSHKQVRFTDGMSLMHAMYGAPHQDGFDQWCQVRTDREANIASVRYVSPDVVGYEDLDGYGTWREYPTYGRVWVPVVAAGWAPYSVGHWVWIAPWGWTWVDDAPWGFAPFHYGRWVHIGVAWAWAPGPAYVRPVYAPALVAWVGSSGAGIGWFPLGYGEPYIPSYHVSRGYFETINVRNTRITNITYVTNTYYNVTNVHITNIHYVNQSFGTTVVNNEVIVNSRPVNHTVFIGHNDDWRNHHDGWVTAGPACAPSHESVLGVHAGERARIPERINQRPVVVKMTPPARREPFEPRRGDNGRPWNNDDHRADGHTPNPQHGDNDASNHGYGHGNDADHDRNGNDDGRRDPVADRGRDFPHPGRGHDDDHGQQNANNGHDQNGQDQNAHNGNNDNDDRGRRGRPDWAGVPHEGSSDSPRYPRPPRSSDGDHSQPSSSGNNQPGNSGQQNGNGGQNQNAQNGNGNGNGNDNGNNGRRGRPDWAGVPHQGASGSPNYPRPSGPSSPAGPSNNGNSQPSSASNNQPNQGQGSQASDDRGNRGHGNGNGPNWNNGQNANNSNANGGNAGNGGQQAQSPAWSRPNQDGNSGNRQVPRPPAQPANSGQGNGMNPGMERSPQPVYQAPAASQQQAERDVPRPREGVTNRPQPMMQQPQANNQRDYPMPQRQMRQPSYSSQSAPVQQQAQRPVQADRGNSRPAPVVQRASQPQSRPMPSRGSGGNGNSHATSSFQGGDHGKVQDR